The proteins below are encoded in one region of Salvelinus namaycush isolate Seneca chromosome 32, SaNama_1.0, whole genome shotgun sequence:
- the LOC120027042 gene encoding uncharacterized protein KIAA0895-like, whose translation MLESIKVTERLHWPEMEQSKKYLLSSTVPVKMEISKKYSSPTVPDKQPLSPTQVCLEKLSSSILKDLFTTGTSSYNVLLQGEEEERQSPKHSPYRRPKKTVRCASTSSRSHDNHRHPSVTPLLLLGQQGSGDTRNTRHSSHHHVFSSASGGFASGQKAAHSITVLGSTMGLSPRPVAGPRKTCFSSSPRTKLPSLPRGGAMREGENAGIKKLCILTAIKPSNVEKEKVKFFKSDFSYNPQFEYSNPVSPLVLARHNNASDRFLTQAVRIMELALQKYGNYEKFEQATGGNLLTKCRIWYLVKKYMEKEGCIGEIVVNVTDDLLSRASMTVVNSRPTLTINIATAREHWLEGMLRHEIGTHYFRGINNTQQPWNSGVGRKKHNLRPLNPTEEGLASIHSVLFRKDPTLWRAALLYYTVYQASRMSFSQLFHSLGCFVQDPNTRWDYCVRAKRGQTNTAQPGCFSKDQVYLDGILKILRHREKIDFQLLMSLGKVSYEDVDRLKGLAQMEPVRIPHFLQDTACYAEQLEKIMEVNQLTDEELGVLIRED comes from the exons ATGCTCGAATCAATAAAAGTCACTG AAAGGCTCCATTGGCCAGAGATGGAGCAGTCTAAGAAGTACCTCCTGAGCTCGACAGTGCCGGTAAAGATGGAGATCTCTAAGAAGTACTCAAGCCCCACTGTGCCGGACAAGCAGCCTCTGAGCCCCACTCAGGTGTGTCTGGAGAAGCTGTCCTCCAGCATCCTCAAGGACCTCTTCACCACAGGAACCAGCAGCTACAATGTGCTCCTGCAgggcgaggaggaggagagacagagccCAAAGCACTCCCCGTACCGCAGGCCCAAGAAGACTGTGAGATGTGCCTCTACATCCAGCAGGTCACATGATAACCACCGCCATCCGTCTGTAACTCCTCTGTTACTGTTGGGCCAGCAGGGCAGCGGAGACACCAGGAACACCAGGCACTCCTCCCACCACCATGTCTTCTCCTCCGCCTCAGGGGGCTTCGCCAGCGGACAAAAGGCAGCCCACAGCATCACGGTCCTGGGTAGCACCATGGGCCTGTCCCCCCGCCCTGTTGCCGGGCCACGGAAGACCTGCTTTTCCAGCTCACCCCGTACCAAGCTGCCCTCGCTGCCCAGAGGAGGGGCAATGCGGGAAGGGGAGAACGCCGGAATCAAGAAGCTTTGCATCCTCACTGCCATCAAGCCATCCAATGTGGAGAAGGAGAAGGTGAAGTTCTTCAAGTCTGACTTTAGCTACAATCCTCAGTTTGAGTACAGCAACCCCGTGTCTCCGCTGGTGCTGGCTCGCCACAACAATGCCTCCGACCGCTTCCTGACACAG GCGGTGCGTATCATGGAGTTGGCCCTCCAGAAGTATGGGAATTATGAGAAGTTTGAGCAAGCCACAGGAGGCAACCTGCTCACCAAGTGCCGTATCTGGTACCTGGTCAAGAAGTACATGGAAAAGGAGGGTTGTATTGGGGAG ATAGTGGTCAACGTGACAGATGACCTCCTCTCCAGAGCGTCCATGACGGTGGTGAACAGCCGGCCCACTCTGACCATCAACATTGCCACAGCCCGGGAACACTGGTTGGAGGGCATGCTACGACACGAGATCG GCACACACTACTTCCGGGGCATCAACAACACCCAGCAGCCGTGGAACAGCGGAGTCGGCAGGAAGAAGCACAACCTCCGACCTTTGAACCCCACGGAGGAGGGGCTGGCCAGCATCCATTCTGTCCTGTTCCGTAAGGACCCTACCCTGTGGAGGGCTGCCTTGCTCTACTACACTGTGTACCAGGCCAGCCGCATGTCCTTCTCTCAGCTGTTCCACAGCCTGGGATGCTTCGTCCAGGACCCCAACACACGCTGGGACTATTGTGTACGAGCCAAGAGGGGACAGACCAACACCGCACAGCCAG GTTGTTTCAGTAAGGACCAGGTTTACCTGGATGGCATCCTGAAGAttctgagacacagagagaagatTGACTTCCAGCTGCTAATGTCCCTGGGGAAG GTGTCGTACGAGGACGTGGATCGGCTGAAAGGCCTGGCGCAGATGGAGCCCGTGAGGATACCTCACTTCCTGCAGGACACAGCGTGCTACGCTGAACAGCTGGAGAAGATTATGGAGGTCAACCAGCTGACTGACGAGGAGCTCGGGGTGCTCATCCGAGAGGACTAG